One genomic window of Streptomyces spiramyceticus includes the following:
- a CDS encoding beta-N-acetylglucosaminidase domain-containing protein has protein sequence MTLRLRRLAMLATALSLVLGVPAVGAAADPAEDSVRRSDPVITPTPQDLTQRADQAVLTRAVTLIAGAGADTAALAVTRQALLDAGVDRVVHGERPVEGRLSVYVGGAAETPQTAGALAALGIEGPGELPAEGYVLGIGERRIALAGKDAVGTYYAAQSLRQVLPRRDRPGGKAEGIEVRDWPGTATRGVIEGFYGIPWTHAARLDQLDFYGEQKMNIYVYSPKDDPYLRERWREPYPAAQLAKMKELVDRARARHVEFTYALSPGLSVCYSSEADIKALTDKFRTVWDLGIRTYAVPLDDISYTKWNCQADQDRWGTGAAAAGAAQAYLLNRVNRDFIATHPGAAPLQMVPTEYYNVTPSPYKNVLAEHLDEDVVVEWTGVGVIAPVITVSQAMAARDVFAHPILLWDNYPVNDYVTNRLLLGPYNGRETGMPAQLGAGITANPMNQAYASKIPLMTVADYTWNDDAYDPLRSWQTAISQYADGDGRTGKALRIFSDVNYSSRINAQQAPDLEAHIARFWQSGDEEELDEALEDLQMSPDVLRERISEREFITDSEPWLDAAEAWGVATRAALRLVGEARDGEGADAWKLRQRLPGLVATAKSFTYTDLDGRRIPVVVGDGVLDKFIEDAAAEHDRLLGVTGSIKGLTSLGTYQGNAISRMLDGDNTTYFWSSRAVRAGDHVTVDLRKEREIGRISLAMAKPGSVNDYLRQGVLEYSSDGTSWEQLGAFSGTPTVEATAPAGTKARYVRARATAGQTNWLVVREFGVETLDAAVSGGPPAATGSSLRAAADGDVGTAYRAARAPEPGEALQVALGGVRAVKSVTVLQSEGGTARAAVQVRGEDGAWRTVGQLRRSYGEFRVGGAPVSDVRLLWAAGTGAPVIAEVVVR, from the coding sequence GTGACGCTCCGCCTGCGCCGCCTCGCCATGCTCGCTACCGCTCTCTCGCTCGTACTCGGTGTTCCTGCCGTCGGGGCCGCCGCCGACCCGGCGGAAGACAGCGTCCGAAGATCCGACCCCGTGATAACCCCCACCCCGCAGGACCTCACGCAACGCGCGGACCAGGCCGTTCTCACGCGCGCCGTGACGCTCATCGCCGGCGCCGGGGCCGACACCGCGGCCCTCGCCGTCACCCGGCAGGCGCTGCTCGACGCCGGCGTGGACAGGGTCGTACACGGCGAACGTCCCGTCGAAGGCAGGCTCAGCGTGTACGTCGGCGGAGCGGCGGAGACCCCGCAGACCGCGGGCGCACTGGCCGCCCTCGGCATCGAAGGTCCCGGGGAACTTCCCGCCGAGGGCTACGTCCTGGGCATCGGCGAGCGCCGCATCGCACTCGCGGGCAAGGACGCCGTCGGTACGTACTACGCGGCGCAGTCGCTGCGCCAGGTACTGCCTCGACGCGACCGTCCCGGCGGAAAGGCCGAGGGCATCGAGGTCCGCGACTGGCCTGGCACCGCGACCCGCGGTGTCATCGAGGGCTTCTACGGCATCCCGTGGACCCACGCCGCACGCCTGGACCAGCTCGACTTCTACGGCGAGCAGAAGATGAACATCTACGTCTACTCGCCGAAGGACGACCCGTATCTCCGCGAGAGGTGGCGGGAGCCGTATCCCGCCGCCCAGCTCGCGAAGATGAAGGAGCTCGTCGACCGGGCCCGCGCCCGCCACGTCGAGTTCACCTACGCGCTGTCGCCCGGACTCTCCGTCTGCTACAGCTCCGAGGCCGACATCAAGGCGCTGACCGACAAGTTCCGGACAGTCTGGGACCTCGGCATCCGCACGTACGCCGTCCCGCTCGACGACATCAGCTACACCAAGTGGAACTGCCAGGCCGACCAGGACAGGTGGGGTACGGGAGCGGCCGCCGCGGGAGCCGCCCAGGCGTACCTCCTGAACCGGGTCAACCGGGACTTCATCGCCACCCACCCGGGCGCCGCGCCCCTCCAGATGGTGCCGACGGAGTACTACAACGTCACCCCGTCCCCGTACAAGAACGTCCTCGCGGAGCACCTCGACGAGGACGTGGTGGTCGAATGGACCGGTGTCGGCGTCATTGCGCCGGTGATCACGGTGTCGCAGGCGATGGCGGCGCGTGATGTGTTCGCGCACCCGATACTGCTCTGGGACAACTACCCGGTGAACGACTACGTCACCAACCGGCTGCTGCTCGGCCCGTACAACGGCCGGGAAACAGGGATGCCCGCGCAGCTCGGAGCAGGCATCACCGCGAACCCGATGAACCAGGCGTACGCCTCCAAGATCCCGCTGATGACGGTCGCCGACTACACGTGGAACGACGACGCCTACGACCCGCTCAGGTCCTGGCAGACGGCCATCTCCCAGTACGCGGACGGAGACGGGCGGACCGGGAAAGCCCTGCGGATCTTCTCCGACGTCAACTACAGCTCCCGCATCAATGCGCAACAGGCGCCTGACCTGGAGGCCCACATCGCCCGGTTCTGGCAGTCGGGAGACGAAGAGGAGCTGGACGAAGCGCTGGAGGACCTCCAGATGTCCCCCGACGTGCTGCGCGAGCGCATCTCCGAGCGGGAGTTCATCACCGACAGCGAGCCCTGGCTCGACGCTGCCGAGGCCTGGGGCGTCGCGACCCGCGCCGCGCTGCGGCTGGTCGGCGAGGCGCGCGACGGCGAGGGCGCCGACGCGTGGAAGCTGAGGCAGCGGCTGCCCGGGCTCGTCGCCACGGCGAAGTCCTTCACCTACACCGATCTGGACGGGCGCAGGATTCCGGTGGTCGTGGGTGACGGCGTGCTCGACAAGTTCATCGAGGACGCGGCCGCCGAGCACGACCGGCTGCTCGGCGTGACCGGCAGCATCAAGGGCCTCACCAGCCTGGGTACGTACCAGGGCAACGCGATCTCGCGGATGCTCGACGGCGACAACACGACGTACTTCTGGAGCAGCCGCGCGGTGAGGGCGGGTGACCATGTGACGGTCGACCTGCGCAAGGAGCGCGAGATCGGCAGGATCAGTCTCGCCATGGCCAAGCCGGGCAGCGTCAACGACTACCTGCGCCAAGGAGTGCTGGAGTACTCGTCCGACGGGACCAGCTGGGAGCAGCTCGGCGCCTTCTCCGGTACGCCGACCGTGGAGGCGACGGCTCCGGCCGGGACGAAGGCGCGCTATGTACGGGCGCGGGCGACGGCCGGCCAGACGAACTGGCTGGTGGTGCGGGAATTCGGCGTCGAGACGCTGGACGCGGCGGTGTCCGGTGGCCCGCCCGCTGCGACCGGCAGCAGCCTGCGGGCTGCGGCCGACGGGGACGTCGGGACCGCCTACCGGGCGGCGCGCGCACCCGAGCCCGGCGAGGCGCTCCAGGTGGCGCTGGGCGGGGTTCGGGCGGTGAAGTCCGTGACGGTGCTCCAGTCGGAGGGCGGGACGGCGCGGGCGGCGGTGCAGGTGCGGGGGGAGGATGGTGCGTGGCGTACGGTCGGCCAACTCCGCAGGTCATATGGGGAGTTCAGGGTTGGGGGAGCGCCGGTCTCTGATGTGCGGCTGCTCTGGGCGGCGGGTACGGGTGCGCCGGTGATCGCGGAGGTGGTTGTGCGGTAG
- a CDS encoding SpoIIE family protein phosphatase/ATP-binding protein codes for MRSLARKRRRSVAGQVFVLQVAVVVLLAAGAVLALVLQSRYDSDREARTRSVAVAETFAHSLGLREALRAPDPSKLLQPLTEETRKRAGVDFIVVMDTRGIRYTHPQPDRIGKRFVGTIEPSLAGRVHTESVRGPLGREIQAIVPVTSDGRVVALVSAGLTVKNVTGVVDRQLPVILGVSAAGLAVATIGTALVTRRLRRQTHGLGALEMTRMYEHHDAVLHAVREGVLITDGEGRLMLANDEARRLLDLPADAEGRHIRELPGLDQHMAGLLLSGRVATDEVLAAGDRLLVVNQRPTKPHGHAEGAAVTIRDSTEMRVLTSRADAARRRLKLLYDAGVGIGTTLDVVRTAEELADVAVPRFADFVTVDLADPVLHGDEPAGTVTGADIRRTAVSGIRDDHPLYPRGKLIDFVPSTPQARGLGSGQAELVPDLADAPGWFAQDPPRAQRIVEYGIHSLITAPLKARGVVLGVVNFWRSQKQEPFDDDDLSLAEELVARAAVSIDNARRYTREHAVAVTLQRSLLPRGLPEESAVEVAHHYLPAQSGVGGDWFDVIPLSGSRVALVVGDVVGHGLHAAATMGRLRTAVHNFSSLDLPPDELLARLDDLVQRIDHSEDENGDTDNGMLGATCLYAVYDPVSQRCVMARAGHPPPLVVSPDGTVEVLQLPTGPPLGLGGMPFEAAELHLSEGSQLVLYTDGLIEDRTRDIDKGLELLRTALSHPDRPPQESCRAVLDVLLPTRPRDDVALLIARTRALGADRVTEWDVPFEPSAVGAMRAVVVEKLDEWGLSALAFGTELILSELITNAIRYGSAPVRMRLLRDRTLTCEVSDGSSTSPHLRYAATTDEGGRGLFLVAQLSQRWGTRYTPAGKVIWAEQPLPGSPGASETELLDFFDIEPL; via the coding sequence GTGCGTTCACTAGCCAGGAAGCGCCGCCGAAGCGTCGCCGGACAGGTCTTCGTCCTCCAGGTGGCGGTCGTGGTGCTGCTCGCCGCCGGTGCCGTGCTGGCCCTGGTGCTCCAGTCGCGCTACGACAGCGATCGTGAGGCCCGTACCCGGTCGGTGGCAGTCGCGGAGACGTTCGCCCACTCGCTCGGGCTCCGCGAGGCGCTCAGGGCCCCCGATCCGTCCAAGCTCCTCCAGCCGCTCACGGAAGAGACGCGCAAACGCGCGGGCGTCGACTTCATCGTGGTGATGGACACCCGCGGAATCCGCTACACGCACCCCCAGCCCGACCGCATCGGCAAGCGGTTCGTCGGCACGATCGAGCCCTCCCTGGCGGGCCGGGTGCACACCGAGAGCGTACGAGGGCCACTCGGCCGCGAGATACAGGCCATCGTCCCGGTGACCTCCGACGGCCGGGTCGTGGCACTGGTGTCGGCCGGTCTCACGGTGAAGAACGTCACCGGTGTGGTCGACCGGCAGCTCCCGGTCATCCTCGGGGTCAGCGCGGCCGGCCTGGCCGTGGCCACCATCGGCACAGCACTGGTCACCAGGCGGTTGCGGCGCCAGACCCACGGGCTCGGAGCCCTTGAGATGACCCGTATGTACGAACACCACGACGCGGTCCTGCACGCCGTACGAGAGGGCGTTCTGATCACCGACGGCGAGGGCAGGCTGATGCTCGCCAACGACGAGGCCAGGCGGCTGCTCGACCTTCCGGCCGACGCGGAGGGACGGCACATCCGGGAACTGCCCGGGCTCGATCAGCACATGGCCGGCCTCCTGCTGTCCGGCCGGGTGGCCACGGACGAGGTCCTCGCGGCCGGGGACCGGCTGCTGGTGGTGAACCAGCGGCCGACGAAGCCCCACGGCCACGCAGAGGGGGCCGCGGTCACCATCCGCGACTCCACCGAGATGCGCGTCCTCACCAGCCGGGCCGATGCGGCGCGCAGACGGCTGAAGCTGCTGTACGACGCCGGTGTCGGCATCGGAACCACGCTCGACGTGGTGCGGACGGCCGAGGAACTGGCGGATGTCGCCGTACCCCGGTTCGCGGACTTCGTGACCGTCGATCTGGCGGACCCGGTGCTCCACGGCGACGAGCCGGCCGGCACCGTCACCGGCGCCGACATCCGCCGTACGGCAGTCAGCGGGATCCGCGACGACCACCCTCTCTACCCGCGCGGCAAACTGATCGACTTCGTCCCCTCCACCCCGCAGGCCCGCGGCCTCGGCAGCGGCCAGGCCGAACTGGTACCCGACCTGGCGGACGCGCCGGGCTGGTTCGCCCAGGACCCGCCACGGGCGCAGCGCATTGTCGAGTACGGCATCCACTCCCTCATCACGGCCCCTCTCAAGGCACGCGGCGTCGTGCTGGGAGTGGTCAACTTCTGGCGCTCGCAGAAGCAGGAACCCTTCGACGACGACGATCTGTCCCTGGCCGAGGAACTGGTCGCGCGGGCCGCTGTAAGCATCGACAACGCCCGCCGCTACACCCGCGAGCACGCCGTGGCCGTGACGCTCCAGCGCAGCCTGCTGCCGCGCGGCCTGCCCGAGGAGAGCGCCGTCGAGGTGGCGCACCACTACCTGCCCGCGCAGTCCGGGGTGGGCGGCGACTGGTTCGACGTGATCCCGCTGTCGGGCAGCCGGGTCGCTCTCGTCGTCGGTGATGTGGTCGGCCACGGACTGCATGCCGCGGCCACCATGGGCCGGCTGCGCACGGCCGTGCACAACTTCTCGTCCCTCGACCTGCCGCCCGACGAGCTGCTCGCCCGTCTCGACGACCTTGTGCAGCGCATCGATCACAGCGAGGACGAGAACGGCGACACCGACAACGGCATGCTGGGCGCCACCTGTCTGTACGCCGTCTACGACCCGGTGTCCCAGCGCTGCGTCATGGCACGGGCGGGACACCCGCCGCCCCTGGTGGTCAGTCCCGACGGGACGGTGGAGGTCCTGCAGCTGCCGACCGGACCGCCGCTGGGGCTCGGCGGTATGCCGTTCGAGGCCGCGGAGCTGCACCTGAGCGAGGGCAGCCAGCTGGTGCTCTACACCGACGGGCTGATCGAGGACCGCACCCGTGACATCGACAAGGGACTGGAGTTGCTGCGCACCGCTCTGAGCCATCCCGACCGGCCTCCGCAGGAAAGCTGCCGGGCGGTTCTCGACGTACTGCTGCCGACTCGCCCGCGGGACGACGTGGCCCTGCTCATCGCGCGGACGAGGGCACTGGGCGCTGACCGCGTCACCGAGTGGGATGTGCCGTTCGAGCCGAGCGCGGTCGGTGCCATGCGGGCCGTCGTCGTGGAGAAGCTGGATGAATGGGGCCTGTCGGCTCTCGCCTTCGGCACCGAGCTGATCCTCAGCGAGCTGATCACCAACGCCATCCGCTACGGCTCCGCGCCGGTCCGGATGCGGCTGCTGCGCGACCGCACACTGACCTGTGAGGTGTCCGACGGGAGCAGCACCTCGCCGCATCTGCGTTACGCCGCCACCACGGACGAGGGCGGACGCGGGCTCTTCCTGGTGGCGCAGCTCAGCCAGCGGTGGGGTACGCGGTACACACCGGCGGGCAAGGTCATCTGGGCCGAGCAGCCGTTGCCGGGCTCCCCGGGAGCCTCGGAGACCGAGCTCCTGGACTTCTTCGACATCGAACCTCTCTGA
- a CDS encoding PIG-L deacetylase family protein, translating into MTTEPAQPIEQLQLQPMPSDWQRALAVVAHPDDLEYGCAGAIAGWTDGGREVTYLLATRGEAGIDGLEPAKCGPLREQEQRASAAVVGVSAVEFLDHKDGVIEYGIGLRRDIAAAIRKHRPELVITLNHRDTWGGIAWNTPDHRAVGRAVLDAAGDAGNRWIFPELTEQGLAPWDGVRWVAVAGSATPTHAVDATPGLERGVQSLLEHRAYIEALTDEDPEAYCRAFLSRHAQAAAPRFGGTPAVTFEVFNR; encoded by the coding sequence ATGACGACCGAGCCGGCACAGCCGATTGAGCAGCTTCAACTTCAACCGATGCCCTCCGACTGGCAGCGCGCCCTGGCCGTGGTGGCGCACCCGGACGACCTCGAATACGGGTGCGCCGGAGCTATCGCGGGATGGACCGACGGCGGCCGCGAAGTGACGTATCTGCTCGCCACTCGCGGTGAGGCCGGGATCGACGGCCTGGAGCCCGCCAAGTGCGGGCCGCTGCGCGAGCAGGAGCAGCGGGCCAGTGCGGCGGTCGTCGGCGTGAGCGCGGTCGAGTTCCTCGACCACAAGGACGGCGTGATCGAGTACGGGATCGGGCTGCGCCGCGACATCGCCGCCGCCATCCGCAAGCACCGCCCCGAGCTCGTCATCACCCTCAACCACCGCGACACGTGGGGCGGCATCGCGTGGAACACCCCCGACCACCGGGCCGTCGGCCGCGCCGTTCTCGACGCGGCCGGGGACGCCGGGAACCGGTGGATCTTCCCCGAGCTCACCGAGCAGGGCCTCGCACCGTGGGACGGGGTGCGCTGGGTCGCGGTCGCGGGCTCCGCCACGCCCACGCACGCGGTGGACGCGACGCCGGGGCTTGAGCGAGGCGTGCAGTCCCTGCTCGAACACCGGGCCTACATCGAGGCGTTGACGGACGAGGACCCCGAGGCGTACTGCCGCGCTTTCCTGAGTCGCCATGCGCAGGCGGCGGCGCCGCGTTTCGGCGGAACGCCTGCTGTCACGTTCGAGGTCTTCAACCGCTGA
- a CDS encoding TetR/AcrR family transcriptional regulator codes for MVRRNDERRAALVDAAIEVLAKEGARGLTFRAVDIEAAVPTGTASNYFANRDDLLTQAGARVYERLQPDEATIARQRASAPDRETYALLMREVVGRVSAFRTGYLALLELRLEATRRPELRAVLTERVRADVDANVAYHEASGLPGDATAVRLLYLAFNWLIVEQLTLPGVFSEAERDQLVAAAVERIVTP; via the coding sequence ATGGTGCGCAGGAACGACGAGCGAAGGGCGGCCCTCGTCGACGCCGCCATCGAAGTACTGGCCAAGGAGGGTGCCCGAGGTCTGACCTTCCGGGCGGTGGACATCGAGGCCGCCGTGCCCACCGGAACCGCCTCCAACTACTTCGCCAACCGCGACGACCTGCTCACCCAGGCGGGCGCCCGCGTCTACGAACGGCTCCAGCCCGACGAAGCGACCATCGCGCGCCAGCGGGCAAGCGCACCGGACCGGGAGACGTACGCGCTGCTCATGCGCGAGGTGGTGGGCCGGGTCAGTGCCTTCCGGACCGGCTATCTGGCGCTGCTCGAACTGCGCCTGGAGGCCACCCGGCGCCCCGAGCTGCGCGCGGTGCTGACCGAGCGCGTGCGTGCCGACGTCGACGCCAACGTGGCCTATCACGAGGCTTCCGGCCTGCCCGGCGACGCGACCGCGGTCCGGCTGCTGTACCTGGCGTTCAACTGGCTCATCGTCGAACAGCTCACCCTGCCGGGGGTGTTCTCCGAGGCCGAGCGCGATCAACTCGTCGCGGCCGCGGTCGAGCGCATCGTGACGCCGTAG
- a CDS encoding enoyl-CoA hydratase/isomerase family protein, with the protein MIDTIGTEVAEGEERMRLDVEHGIGVLTLCRPDRLNAWSWESTRQLGLMADRIRFDDTVRVVLLRAEGRAFCAGIDVTAPGGGITGRSGAERTRNYYEGIRWAHERFAAFARLPQPVVAAVQGYCLGFGFELALMADLRIAADDAVFALPEAQLGVAVDAGGDLRIARDAGAGWAKYLALTGRRIDAAKAERLGLVQEVVPVGELAAAARATAASIAANAPLAVQGIKRAVDAYADAAMAGALERAAMTAALTLTSEDAREGYAAKAARRSADFGGR; encoded by the coding sequence GTGATCGACACCATTGGCACGGAGGTGGCCGAGGGTGAGGAGCGGATGCGCCTCGATGTCGAGCACGGCATCGGCGTCCTCACCCTCTGCCGGCCGGACAGGCTCAACGCCTGGAGCTGGGAGTCAACGCGTCAGCTCGGCCTCATGGCGGACCGTATCCGCTTCGACGACACGGTGAGAGTGGTGCTGCTGCGGGCGGAGGGGCGGGCCTTCTGCGCGGGTATCGACGTCACGGCGCCCGGTGGCGGGATCACGGGCCGCTCCGGGGCCGAGCGGACGCGTAACTACTACGAAGGCATCCGCTGGGCACACGAAAGATTCGCCGCCTTCGCCCGTCTCCCGCAGCCCGTCGTGGCGGCCGTGCAGGGGTACTGCCTGGGCTTCGGCTTCGAGCTGGCCCTCATGGCGGACTTGCGGATCGCCGCGGACGACGCGGTCTTCGCACTGCCCGAGGCGCAGCTCGGGGTCGCGGTCGACGCGGGCGGCGATCTGCGCATCGCGCGGGACGCGGGGGCGGGCTGGGCGAAGTACCTTGCGCTGACCGGGCGGCGTATTGACGCGGCGAAGGCGGAACGCCTGGGGCTCGTGCAGGAGGTCGTACCGGTGGGCGAACTGGCCGCCGCTGCGCGGGCGACGGCGGCGAGTATCGCGGCGAACGCGCCGCTCGCGGTCCAGGGCATCAAGCGTGCTGTCGACGCCTATGCGGACGCGGCGATGGCGGGGGCGCTGGAGCGGGCGGCGATGACGGCGGCGCTCACGCTGACCTCGGAGGATGCGCGGGAGGGGTACGCGGCGAAGGCGGCTCGCCGCAGCGCGGATTTCGGGGGGAGGTAG
- a CDS encoding NADPH:quinone oxidoreductase family protein, with translation MQAWRVHENGEPSEVMRLDEVEKPTPGEGQLLLKVLAANINFPDALLCRGQYQIRPPLPFTPGVEICGETEDGRRVIANPALPHGGFAEYVAVDAATVLPAPDSLDDAEAAALHIGYQTGWFGLHRRAHLKAGETLLVHAAAGGVGSAAVQLGKAAGATVIGVVGGPDKARIARELGCDLVIDRRSEDIVAKVKEATGGRGADVVYDPVGGDAYAKSVKCIAFEGRIVIVGFASGAIPSPGLNHALVKNYSIVGLHWGLYNTKDPAAILACHQELTRLAAEGAIKPLVSERVAMKDAADAVQRVADGTTTGRVVVVPEGLAR, from the coding sequence ATGCAGGCATGGCGTGTGCACGAGAACGGTGAGCCGAGCGAGGTGATGCGGCTCGACGAGGTCGAGAAACCCACGCCTGGCGAAGGGCAGCTCCTCCTCAAGGTGCTGGCCGCCAACATCAACTTCCCCGACGCCCTGCTCTGCCGCGGCCAGTACCAGATCCGGCCGCCCCTCCCCTTCACCCCGGGCGTCGAGATCTGCGGCGAGACCGAGGACGGCCGCCGCGTGATCGCCAACCCGGCGCTGCCGCACGGCGGTTTCGCCGAGTACGTCGCCGTGGACGCGGCCACCGTGCTGCCCGCCCCGGATTCGCTGGACGACGCCGAGGCGGCCGCCCTGCACATCGGCTACCAGACGGGCTGGTTCGGGCTGCACCGCAGGGCGCACCTCAAGGCGGGCGAGACCCTGCTTGTGCACGCCGCCGCCGGCGGTGTCGGCAGCGCCGCCGTACAGCTCGGCAAGGCGGCGGGCGCCACCGTCATCGGTGTCGTCGGCGGCCCCGACAAGGCGCGCATCGCCCGCGAACTCGGCTGCGACCTGGTCATCGACCGCCGCAGCGAGGACATCGTCGCCAAGGTCAAGGAGGCCACCGGCGGGCGCGGCGCCGATGTCGTCTACGACCCCGTGGGCGGCGACGCGTACGCCAAGTCGGTGAAGTGCATCGCCTTCGAGGGCCGGATCGTGATCGTCGGCTTCGCGAGCGGAGCGATCCCCTCGCCCGGGCTCAACCACGCCCTGGTCAAGAACTACTCGATCGTCGGCCTGCACTGGGGCCTCTACAACACCAAGGATCCGGCCGCGATCCTCGCCTGCCACCAGGAGCTGACCAGGCTGGCCGCCGAAGGCGCCATCAAGCCGCTGGTCAGCGAGCGGGTGGCCATGAAGGACGCGGCGGACGCCGTCCAGCGCGTCGCCGACGGCACGACCACCGGACGCGTGGTCGTCGTACCGGAAGGGTTGGCCCGATGA
- a CDS encoding ABC transporter permease encodes MNTLSEAWDWLTSSVNWSGESGVWARLGEHLFLTVVCLLISCLIALPVALVLGHLGKGGALAVNISNVGRAVPTFAVLVLLLLTPIGEYGDWPTIIALVLFAVPPLLTNAYVGMRGVDRDIVRAARGISMTGGQLLWRVELPLALPLILTGVRIAAVQLVATATIAALVGGGADQGDQLALRHLEGQVVDGRGAVRVDLADLLEPDHVRHAGSGGAGRTRAATVRVTTHGPFRCLLSCAHDDRAGTAD; translated from the coding sequence GTGAACACCCTCTCCGAGGCCTGGGACTGGCTCACCAGCTCCGTCAACTGGTCGGGCGAGAGCGGCGTCTGGGCCCGGCTCGGCGAGCATCTCTTCCTCACCGTCGTCTGCCTGCTGATCAGCTGCCTGATCGCACTGCCCGTCGCACTCGTGCTCGGCCACCTGGGCAAGGGCGGCGCGCTCGCCGTCAACATCTCCAACGTCGGCCGCGCCGTGCCGACCTTCGCCGTCCTCGTGCTCCTGCTGCTCACTCCCATCGGCGAGTACGGCGACTGGCCGACGATCATCGCGCTGGTCCTCTTCGCCGTACCGCCGCTCCTTACCAACGCATACGTCGGCATGCGCGGCGTCGACCGCGACATCGTCCGGGCGGCCCGGGGGATAAGCATGACGGGCGGCCAGCTGCTGTGGCGCGTCGAGCTTCCGCTCGCGCTGCCGCTGATCCTCACCGGGGTGCGGATCGCCGCCGTGCAGCTGGTGGCGACCGCGACCATCGCGGCGCTGGTCGGCGGCGGCGCCGACCAGGGTGACCAGCTCGCCCTCCGCCACCTCGAAGGACAGGTCGTGGACGGCCGTGGTGCCGTCCGGGTAGACCTTGCTGACCTGCTCGAACCGGATCATGTACGCCACGCTGGAAGCGGCGGGGCCGGGCGCACACGGGCCGCGACTGTACGAGTCACCACACATGGGCCGTTTCGCTGCCTACTATCCTGCGCGCATGACGACCGAGCCGGCACAGCCGATTGA
- a CDS encoding SDR family oxidoreductase translates to MTEPKKTAGAASGLPGPPPTGASALPPGTYEGSTVLVTGGGTGLGKAIAAEFARLGADLVIASRSAEHLLPAREELAAIGCGGRVLAAVCDIRDPERITEVFEAAEAAYGLPDVLVNNAAANFPVPAEDMSPNAWRSVVDITLTGTWFMTREFARRHLAARTPGSIVSVGASYAWTGGPGFAHSAAAKAGVQSLVETLAVEWGPYGIQVNGLVPGLVPHDDMTEAIRGPLDGVREKDARQPALRVGQPREVGWAATFLASPYARFITGHTLVVDGANWQRRSVVSAPVVPVREQLGRGAFGGGG, encoded by the coding sequence ATGACAGAGCCGAAGAAGACGGCCGGAGCGGCCTCCGGTCTTCCCGGCCCTCCGCCGACCGGCGCGAGCGCGCTGCCGCCCGGCACCTACGAGGGCAGCACTGTGCTGGTGACGGGCGGCGGGACGGGGCTCGGCAAGGCGATCGCGGCGGAGTTCGCGCGACTCGGCGCGGATCTGGTGATCGCGAGCCGCAGCGCGGAGCATCTGCTGCCTGCCCGGGAGGAACTGGCCGCGATCGGCTGCGGCGGCCGGGTCTTGGCCGCGGTGTGCGACATCCGGGACCCTGAGCGGATCACCGAGGTCTTCGAAGCGGCCGAGGCGGCGTACGGCCTGCCGGACGTCCTGGTCAACAACGCGGCGGCCAACTTCCCCGTGCCCGCGGAGGACATGTCGCCGAACGCGTGGCGCTCGGTCGTGGACATCACGCTCACCGGAACCTGGTTCATGACGCGCGAGTTCGCCCGCCGCCATCTCGCGGCCCGGACGCCGGGTTCGATCGTCAGTGTGGGTGCCTCGTACGCGTGGACGGGCGGCCCGGGCTTCGCGCACAGCGCGGCTGCCAAGGCGGGCGTACAGAGCCTCGTCGAGACGCTGGCCGTCGAGTGGGGCCCGTACGGCATCCAGGTCAACGGCCTGGTGCCGGGCCTCGTCCCGCACGACGACATGACGGAGGCCATACGCGGCCCGCTCGACGGGGTACGGGAGAAGGATGCGCGGCAGCCGGCCCTGAGGGTCGGGCAGCCGCGAGAGGTGGGCTGGGCGGCAACGTTCCTCGCGTCGCCGTACGCCAGGTTCATCACCGGCCACACGCTGGTGGTCGACGGCGCGAACTGGCAGCGGCGGAGTGTGGTGAGCGCGCCGGTGGTGCCGGTGCGGGAGCAGTTGGGGAGGGGTGCGTTCGGGGGTGGGGGGTAG